A window of Bacillota bacterium genomic DNA:
GCCCGCTAAGAGGCGCTGAGCAAATTGGCGGCGGTAATCCTTACTTCACGAAGTGGATAATGCTTGAGGAGGCGCTTAAGAGATTTGCTGATTCCACAAATGCCAACAAAGAAGCAAATGGTATTGTGGCGTGGGTGAACGGAGAGGTCGTCTATGAGGAGGAACTGAATGAGCAGGAGGCGGAGGTTAAAAGACAAACCCATGGAAAGCCTTTGGGTGAAGAAGCACTGTTTAATAAAGCCCTCGATCAATTAATAGTAAGAAAAGTTCTTCTTCAGGAGGCCGGGAGGAGAAAGATATCCGTAAGCCCGCAGGAGGTTTCTCAGGGAATAGGAACAATGAACAAGGCTTATCCTGGGATAGAAGAAAAGATGGATCTCGATTCAAAAACACTTACAAAAAGGACTCGCGAATGGATGACCTTTCAGAAACTTAGAGCAGACGTTATTGCAGAAATGGATTGGGAGCTGAAAAATAAGCACGTCCACGAAGAAGAATCTCTCGACCAGATTCAAGACCGTGCGTTTCAAGCTTGGGTAGAAGGGCTTAAGCAGAAAGCTATAGTTAGAAGAAACCTTGATTTGGGTCTGTAAGTGTTCCCTTATTTGAACCCGGTAACAGGACTAATTCCTGGCGCTGTATGCCAAGGGGGCTCAGCGCCAGGAAAATCGAGGATCAACTCAAAAATACAGAACCTACATCGGCAACTTCAATGAATGTTTCAATTCCAACCTCCAACCTCTCACTTCTCCTTCACCAGGTCCCAACGCGGGTCCACCGGTCCGGTAAGGTCGATATGGCCGGCAAGGCTTTCCAGCTTTTTGCCTTCAATCAGGAACTGGACCTTGTCGATGCCTTCAATCTTGGCCAGTGAGTTTGCCACCGAGTATATCGTCATGGTTTCACCCGCTGAACCGCCCCAGTGTTTTGTCTGCAGTTCCTTGGAGAAGTTCACGTAAGCGACCCTGTCAACCACCTGAACGGAAATCAACTTCGTAGAATCAGGTATCGTCCCGGTGAGTTCGGAATTCCGGGGGCCTTCGATCAGTTGGTCTACAATGATCTCTTCGATCGTCTGGTTTCCCTTCGCCACCTCACGCGTTTCGGGAATCAGGTACATCGCCTGATTGTCGCCGAAATAAAGGGTGACCCTTTCCTTCGTTTCCTTCGGCTCGGCGCTGATCTCCGGCGTTCCGTTTTCGATAGTCTGCCGGGGGCTTCCGATATCCGGTTTCGCTTCCGGCTTCTTGCCGCAACCGCCGGCTGACACGGTGAGAGATAATAGCGCTAACAAGGCAAAACCGACCAATGTGTTACGCTTTAAGCTTTTCAGGAACATGATTAAGACCTCCGTATCTAATTTTTGGCTGCAGCCCTTAAGATAATTATAAGACGGAATTATTACAGCGCGATAAAACGACTGTTACGGTATTGTTACACCCGGCAGGTTTATGGTAAAGGTGGTTCCCTTACCGGGGGTGCTGTCCGGCACTATTCCGCCGCCCATACGCTCTACCGCCCGCTTTACAATGGCCAGTCCCAGCCCCGTTCCTCCGGTTTCTCTGGAGCGCGCCCTGTCAACCCTGTAAAAACGATCAAATACCTGTGGCAGGTCTTCCCGAGCGATGCCTACCCCGGTATCCCGCACCGTAACGGTAAGATTTTTCGCGTCGACGCCGGCCGTAATCGCAACCTCGCCCCCGGGCGGTGTGTAACGAAGGGCGTTGTCCATAAGGTTCACGAGCACCAGGGTCAACAGGTCCGCGTTCACCGGCCACTTCAACTCCCGGTCAGCCCAAATGCGTATGGTGATGCCCCGGTTGAGGGCCCTCGCGCCGAGAATGGCTCCCACATGCTCTATTAATCCCCGGATGTTTTCTTCCTTGCGGGACAAGGGACGGGTATCGCCTTCAAGACGGGCCATTTCCAACATATCGTTTACCAGACGGGTCAGTCTGTCGACTTCCGTATCTATGTCGCGGAGGAACTCGCGGTAAACGGTCACGTCTTCCTCCCGCCCGTCGATGAGCGATTGGGAAAGCGCCTTGATCGAGCTTAAAGGAGACTTCAGTTCGTGCGAGGCGTTGGACAGGAATTCGCGCCGCACCCTGTCCAGGCGCGCGAGTTCCGTGCTCATGTTGTTGAAAGCGGCGCCGAGTTCCCCGATCTCATCCCCGCGACGCACCGGTACGAGCGAACCGAGTCGCCCTCCGGCCATACGCTGCGCCGCCCGTCTCAGCTCGTTGATCGGCTTGGTGAGCAGACCGGCGAGAATGAGGCTCAATATAGCCGCGAGTAAACCGCTGCCGACAGAAACCACCGCCATCCGGCCTCGTATCTGGTTAAGGGCGGCGTAAACATCCCCGAGCCCGGCTACGACCACGACCGCCCCCGACGCCCCATCCTCCCCGGTTACGGGAACGGCCGCATAAAGGACGCGTTCCCCGTCGGTGAGGACGTGAGCGGCGGCGGCGCTTCGGCCCTTCAGGGCCGCTTGTACCTCGGAGTGCCGGAGAAGACTGCCCTTAAGCCGGGCTTCGTCAAAGGAATCTACAATAACCCGGCCTTTGCTGTCTACGATTAATATTCTTGCTCCCATCTGGTCGCTGAACCGGCGGGCAAGATGGTATGCGTTCCGGTCCGCCCGCAGGACGGTGTTTCCCCCAGTGGACGCGATAATGTTGGCGTCACCCAGGAAGGTTGCGCGGCGGGTCTGCAGATATCCCTGTTCGAGGGTGCGCAGCACAAATAAATTGGTACCGGTTAGAATGGCGATAATAACGATGAAATAAGTTCCGGCGAGTTTCCAGCGAATGCTCAGACGCACGACGTTACTCCTGAAAGAAGTAGCCGGCGCCCCGCCGGGTTAAAATCCAGCGCGGGTTGGCGGCGTCCGGCTCCATCTTTTCGCGGATACGGCGGACGTAAACGTCTATGGTCCTCGGGTCGGTGTAGGGCGATCCCCATACCTGTTCAAGCAGGACCTCACGTGTGAACACCCGGCCGGGGTGCATGGCAAGGGTGGACAGGAGGTTGAACTCCGTGGCCGTCAACTCCACCTGGGCCGAACCGACGGTAACGCTCCGGCGGGGAATGTCAATCTTCAGCTCGCCGAATTCCAGGACCGCGCCGGCCGGCTCCAAAACGTGGTGAGTCGTGCGGCGCAGGACGGCTTTGACCCGGGCGATAAGTTCCCTGGTGTTGAAAGGCTTGGCGAGGTAATCGTCGGCGCCGAGTTCGAGGCCCACTATTTTATCCGTGTCTTCTCCCCGGGCGGTCAGCATGATTATCGGG
This region includes:
- a CDS encoding response regulator transcription factor — its product is MPLVMIVDDERLLVKGLKYSLEENGFTVTTAYDGEEALKVLQGTRIDLVILDIMLPKIDGLEVCRRIRNRWSIPIIMLTARGEDTDKIVGLELGADDYLAKPFNTRELIARVKAVLRRTTHHVLEPAGAVLEFGELKIDIPRRSVTVGSAQVELTATEFNLLSTLAMHPGRVFTREVLLEQVWGSPYTDPRTIDVYVRRIREKMEPDAANPRWILTRRGAGYFFQE
- a CDS encoding ATP-binding protein — protein: MRLSIRWKLAGTYFIVIIAILTGTNLFVLRTLEQGYLQTRRATFLGDANIIASTGGNTVLRADRNAYHLARRFSDQMGARILIVDSKGRVIVDSFDEARLKGSLLRHSEVQAALKGRSAAAAHVLTDGERVLYAAVPVTGEDGASGAVVVVAGLGDVYAALNQIRGRMAVVSVGSGLLAAILSLILAGLLTKPINELRRAAQRMAGGRLGSLVPVRRGDEIGELGAAFNNMSTELARLDRVRREFLSNASHELKSPLSSIKALSQSLIDGREEDVTVYREFLRDIDTEVDRLTRLVNDMLEMARLEGDTRPLSRKEENIRGLIEHVGAILGARALNRGITIRIWADRELKWPVNADLLTLVLVNLMDNALRYTPPGGEVAITAGVDAKNLTVTVRDTGVGIAREDLPQVFDRFYRVDRARSRETGGTGLGLAIVKRAVERMGGGIVPDSTPGKGTTFTINLPGVTIP
- a CDS encoding GerMN domain-containing protein — translated: MFLKSLKRNTLVGFALLALLSLTVSAGGCGKKPEAKPDIGSPRQTIENGTPEISAEPKETKERVTLYFGDNQAMYLIPETREVAKGNQTIEEIIVDQLIEGPRNSELTGTIPDSTKLISVQVVDRVAYVNFSKELQTKHWGGSAGETMTIYSVANSLAKIEGIDKVQFLIEGKKLESLAGHIDLTGPVDPRWDLVKEK